A genomic region of Choristoneura fumiferana chromosome 17, NRCan_CFum_1, whole genome shotgun sequence contains the following coding sequences:
- the LOC141436880 gene encoding uncharacterized protein isoform X1, whose protein sequence is MNDRKILIFIPFVILYCLYCINMWFTKEVDVVEENKPVVTQLPEIIDAPDVPIIEKQVTIKTITNFIPLFIYNACSILDVFTEKPIISIKVNRTMLKESDGSNHTIAVIGIMVFLVALAINAIMDVLKVKEEEKERRKLNPSGERRQSLAEFANKKHFRRQSSKFGLQLFQIAESTPSNDEEKTSRRQSRPYTRGDSTNSYLSDRKTQPDSSTPTESTEPRLVKRQSVSKLFGARPVPMVRRSSFPALPLNPDVQALMLGHRQPSVDSDDEGDGKGRRVRIIRRY, encoded by the exons ATGAACGATCGGAAGATCTTGATATTTATCCCGTTCGTGATCCTTTACTGCTTGTACTGTATCAATATGTGGTTCACAAAAGAAGTTGACGTTGTGGAAGAAAACAAACCTGTGGTTACTCAGTTACCTGAAATAATAGACGCACCGGACGTACCCATTATCGAGAAACAGGTGACTatcaaaacaataacaaatttcatcccgTTATTCATCTACAACGCATGCAGTATCTTAGACGTGTTTACTGAAAAACCGATCATTAGTATCAAAGTAAACAGAACGATGTTGAAGGAATCTGACGGAAGCAATCATACGATCGCAGTCATTGGCATTATGGTGTTCCTTGTAGCTCTGGCTATAAATGCTATTATGGATGTGCTCAAagtgaaagaagaagaaaaagaaaggaGGAAGTTAAATCCAAGCGGAGAAAGAAGACAATCATTGGCCGAATTcgctaataaaaaacattttaggcGACAGTCAAGCAAATTCGGACTGCAGTTGTTTCAAATTGCTGAATCTACACCAAGTAATGATGAAGAAAAGACTAGCCGACGTCAAAGTCGTCCTTACACCCGAGGGGACTCCACCAACTCCTATTTGTCAGACAGAAAGACCCAGCCTGACAGTTCAACGCCTACAGAATCTACAGAACCCAGGCTTGTGAAGAGGCAATCCGTTTCTAAGCTCTTTG GAGCTCGTCCGGTCCCAATGGTGCGGCGCTCTTCCTTCCCCGCGCTGCCTCTCAACCCTGACGTGCAAGCGCTGATGCTGGGCCACAGGCAACCATCAGTCGACAGCGACGACGAGGGCGATGGAAAAGGCCGAAGAGTTAGAATTATAAGGCGCTATTAG
- the LOC141436880 gene encoding uncharacterized protein isoform X2 gives MNDRKILIFIPFVILYCLYCINMWFTKEVDVVEENKPVVTQLPEIIDAPDVPIIEKQVTIKTITNFIPLFIYNACSILDVFTEKPIISIKVNRTMLKESDGSNHTIAVIGIMVFLVALAINAIMDVLKVKEEEKERRKLNPSGERRQSLAEFANKKHFRRQSSKFGLQLFQIAESTPSNDEEKTSRRQSRPYTRGDSTNSYLSDRKTQPDSSTPTESTEPRLVKRQSVSKLFGLSDD, from the exons ATGAACGATCGGAAGATCTTGATATTTATCCCGTTCGTGATCCTTTACTGCTTGTACTGTATCAATATGTGGTTCACAAAAGAAGTTGACGTTGTGGAAGAAAACAAACCTGTGGTTACTCAGTTACCTGAAATAATAGACGCACCGGACGTACCCATTATCGAGAAACAGGTGACTatcaaaacaataacaaatttcatcccgTTATTCATCTACAACGCATGCAGTATCTTAGACGTGTTTACTGAAAAACCGATCATTAGTATCAAAGTAAACAGAACGATGTTGAAGGAATCTGACGGAAGCAATCATACGATCGCAGTCATTGGCATTATGGTGTTCCTTGTAGCTCTGGCTATAAATGCTATTATGGATGTGCTCAAagtgaaagaagaagaaaaagaaaggaGGAAGTTAAATCCAAGCGGAGAAAGAAGACAATCATTGGCCGAATTcgctaataaaaaacattttaggcGACAGTCAAGCAAATTCGGACTGCAGTTGTTTCAAATTGCTGAATCTACACCAAGTAATGATGAAGAAAAGACTAGCCGACGTCAAAGTCGTCCTTACACCCGAGGGGACTCCACCAACTCCTATTTGTCAGACAGAAAGACCCAGCCTGACAGTTCAACGCCTACAGAATCTACAGAACCCAGGCTTGTGAAGAGGCAATCCGTTTCTAAGCTCTTTG GTCTGTCTGACGACTGA